One window from the genome of Streptococcus parasanguinis encodes:
- the pcrA gene encoding DNA helicase PcrA codes for MNPLLNGMNDRQAEAVQTTEGPLLIMAGAGSGKTRVLTHRIAYLIDEKMVNPWNILAITFTNKAAREMKERAYQLNPATQDCLIATFHSMCVRILRRDADHIGYNRNFTIVDPGEQRTLMKRILKSLNLDPKKWNERTILGTISNAKNDLIDEVAYAAQAGDMYTQIVAKCYEAYQKELRQSEAVDFDDLIMLTLRLFDQHPDVLTYYQQKFQYIHVDEYQDTNHAQYQLVKLLASRFKNICVVGDADQSIYGWRGADMQNILDFEKDYPDAKVVLLEENYRSTKTILQAANDVIKNNRHRRPKNLWTQNEDGEEIVYYRANDEQDEAVFVAKTIEELSREAGYKHRDFAVLYRTNAQSRTIEEALLKSNIPYTMVGGTKFYSRKEIRDVIAYLNLIANLSDNISFERIINEPKRGIGPGTVDKIRDFAQMQESSLLDASANIMLSGIKGKAAQAIWDFANLILDLRERLDQLTITELVEEVLDKTGYMTALTNQGNLESQARIENIQEFLSVTKNFDENGETVDDESGVETLSRFLNDLALIADTDDGAQETSEVTLMTLHAAKGLEFPVVFLIGMEENVFPLSRAAEDPDELEEERRLAYVGITRAEKVLFLTNANSRLLFGRTSYNRPTRFINEISSDLLSYQGLARPANTSFKASYSNGGGTTFGKGMSLSQALQERKRQAAPSTLTSSSLPFGNSNRSSAKESVAWSIGDIAIHKKWGEGTVLEVSGSGSTQELKINFPEVGLKKLLASVAPIEKK; via the coding sequence ATGAATCCTTTATTGAATGGTATGAATGATCGCCAGGCAGAGGCGGTCCAAACGACAGAAGGTCCCCTTTTGATCATGGCGGGAGCTGGTTCTGGTAAGACACGTGTCCTGACCCACCGGATCGCTTACTTGATCGATGAAAAAATGGTCAATCCTTGGAATATTTTGGCCATTACCTTTACCAATAAAGCCGCTCGGGAGATGAAGGAGAGGGCCTATCAGTTAAACCCAGCGACTCAAGATTGCTTGATTGCCACCTTCCACTCCATGTGTGTGCGTATCCTCCGTCGAGATGCGGATCATATTGGCTATAATCGCAACTTTACCATTGTCGACCCAGGTGAGCAACGGACCTTGATGAAGCGGATTTTGAAGTCCTTGAACTTGGATCCTAAGAAATGGAATGAACGGACCATCTTGGGGACCATTTCCAATGCCAAAAATGACTTGATTGATGAAGTGGCCTATGCTGCCCAGGCTGGAGATATGTATACCCAGATTGTCGCCAAGTGCTATGAGGCTTACCAAAAGGAACTCCGTCAGTCAGAAGCAGTAGACTTTGATGATTTGATTATGCTGACCTTGCGTCTTTTTGATCAGCATCCAGATGTGCTGACCTATTACCAGCAGAAGTTCCAATACATCCATGTAGACGAGTATCAAGATACCAACCATGCCCAATACCAGTTGGTCAAACTCTTGGCTTCACGCTTTAAAAATATCTGTGTCGTTGGGGATGCGGACCAGTCTATTTATGGCTGGCGGGGAGCAGATATGCAGAATATCCTGGACTTTGAGAAGGATTATCCTGATGCCAAGGTCGTTTTGTTGGAGGAAAATTATCGTTCCACTAAGACGATCTTGCAAGCAGCCAATGATGTCATCAAAAACAATCGCCACCGCCGTCCTAAGAATCTCTGGACACAAAATGAAGACGGGGAAGAAATTGTCTATTACAGGGCTAATGATGAGCAGGATGAAGCTGTCTTTGTTGCTAAAACGATTGAAGAGCTTAGTCGCGAAGCTGGCTACAAACACCGTGATTTTGCCGTTCTCTACCGGACCAATGCTCAGTCACGGACCATTGAAGAAGCGCTTCTCAAGTCCAACATTCCCTACACCATGGTGGGGGGCACCAAGTTCTACAGCCGAAAGGAAATTCGGGATGTCATTGCTTATCTGAACTTGATTGCCAACCTCAGTGACAATATCAGTTTTGAGCGCATTATCAATGAACCCAAGCGGGGAATCGGGCCAGGTACAGTGGATAAGATTCGCGACTTTGCCCAAATGCAAGAGTCCTCACTCCTAGATGCTTCAGCCAATATCATGCTCTCTGGCATCAAAGGAAAGGCAGCCCAAGCCATCTGGGACTTTGCCAATCTCATTCTTGATTTGAGAGAAAGATTGGACCAGCTGACCATTACAGAGTTGGTCGAAGAAGTCCTTGACAAGACGGGCTATATGACGGCTCTAACCAATCAGGGGAATTTGGAAAGTCAGGCCCGCATCGAGAATATCCAAGAGTTCCTGTCTGTTACCAAGAATTTTGATGAAAACGGGGAAACCGTCGACGACGAATCAGGCGTGGAAACCTTGAGTCGTTTCTTGAACGATTTGGCTTTGATTGCCGATACAGATGATGGGGCCCAAGAAACTTCAGAAGTGACCTTGATGACTCTTCACGCGGCTAAGGGATTGGAGTTCCCAGTCGTCTTCTTGATTGGAATGGAAGAAAATGTCTTTCCTCTTAGTCGTGCAGCAGAGGATCCAGACGAGTTGGAAGAAGAACGTCGTCTGGCTTATGTAGGGATTACACGGGCAGAGAAGGTTCTCTTCTTGACCAATGCCAACTCACGTTTGCTCTTTGGACGGACTAGCTACAACAGGCCAACGCGTTTCATCAATGAAATTAGCTCGGATTTATTGTCCTACCAAGGATTAGCTCGTCCAGCCAACACTAGCTTTAAGGCTTCTTATAGCAATGGAGGCGGAACGACCTTTGGAAAAGGGATGAGCCTGTCACAAGCTCTTCAAGAGCGCAAGAGACAAGCAGCTCCAAGTACTCTCACGTCATCAAGCCTCCCCTTTGGCAATAGCAACCGTTCTAGCGCCAAAGAGAGCGTCGCTTGGTCCATTGGCGACATTGCCATTCACAAGAAGTGGGGTGAAGGAACCGTGCTTGAAGTATCTGGTAGTGGTAGTACCCAAGAACTCAAGATCAACTTCCCAGAAGTGGGGCTCAAAAAACTCTTGGCCAGTGTTGCTCCGATTGAAAAGAAATAA
- a CDS encoding FAD-containing oxidoreductase, with amino-acid sequence MLMYDVIVIGFGKAGKTLAAKLSSQGKKVALIEKSKSMYGGTCINIACIPTKTLIVAAEKGLDFEQAMNEKNAVTTRLNGKNYATIAGTGVDIIDATARFVSNKVIEIQAGDEKEELTAETIIINTGAVPNVLPIPGLAESKFAVDSTGIQRLENLPKRLGVLGGGPIGLEFAHLYNTLGSQVTVLDASETFLPRIEPSIAALAKGYLEEDGIQFLQGIHTQEIKDGQNSLTVVTDKGDFEFDILLYATGRKPNTAGLGLENTDIQVTDRGAIQVNRHLETSVPGVFAVGDVNGGPQFTYMSLDDFRIVFNYLTGDGSYNLETRNNYATTLFIAPPLAQVGLTEQEARDKGLPVAVKELPVAAMPRGHVNADLRGAFKAVVNPETKEILGATLFGEAAGELINLITMAMDNKIPYTYIAKQIFTHPTMAENLNDLFAI; translated from the coding sequence ATGTTAATGTATGATGTTATTGTGATTGGATTTGGTAAAGCTGGTAAAACACTCGCAGCGAAATTATCAAGCCAAGGAAAAAAAGTCGCTCTGATTGAAAAGAGCAAATCTATGTACGGTGGTACTTGTATCAATATCGCTTGTATTCCAACCAAGACCTTGATTGTTGCAGCAGAAAAAGGCTTGGATTTTGAGCAAGCCATGAATGAGAAAAATGCAGTGACGACTCGTCTCAACGGCAAGAACTACGCAACCATTGCTGGAACTGGCGTAGACATTATCGACGCGACGGCTCGTTTCGTTTCTAACAAGGTCATCGAAATTCAAGCTGGAGATGAAAAGGAAGAATTGACAGCTGAAACCATTATTATTAATACTGGTGCTGTGCCAAATGTCCTTCCGATTCCAGGTTTGGCTGAAAGTAAATTTGCCGTGGATTCAACCGGCATTCAACGTTTGGAAAACCTACCTAAACGCCTCGGTGTCCTTGGTGGTGGACCAATCGGATTGGAATTTGCTCATCTCTATAATACCTTGGGCAGCCAAGTAACGGTATTGGATGCTTCTGAAACATTCTTGCCACGGATCGAGCCAAGTATTGCAGCTCTTGCAAAAGGCTACCTTGAAGAAGACGGTATTCAATTCTTGCAAGGCATTCATACCCAAGAAATCAAAGATGGCCAAAACAGCTTAACGGTTGTCACAGATAAGGGAGACTTTGAGTTCGATATCCTTCTCTACGCAACAGGTCGTAAGCCAAACACAGCTGGACTTGGTCTTGAAAACACAGACATCCAAGTCACTGATCGTGGAGCGATCCAAGTTAACCGTCATTTGGAAACCAGCGTCCCTGGAGTCTTTGCAGTTGGGGATGTCAATGGTGGTCCACAATTCACCTACATGTCACTCGATGACTTCCGCATCGTCTTCAACTACCTTACAGGCGATGGTAGCTACAATCTCGAAACTCGTAACAATTATGCGACAACACTCTTCATTGCTCCTCCACTGGCCCAAGTCGGCTTGACCGAGCAAGAAGCACGCGACAAAGGGCTTCCAGTTGCTGTTAAAGAATTGCCAGTTGCTGCTATGCCACGCGGACACGTCAATGCAGACCTTCGAGGTGCTTTCAAAGCCGTGGTCAACCCAGAAACCAAAGAAATCCTTGGAGCGACGCTCTTTGGAGAAGCTGCAGGCGAACTCATCAACCTGATCACCATGGCCATGGACAACAAGATCCCTTATACTTACATCGCAAAACAAATCTTTACCCACCCAACCATGGCAGAAAACCTAAACGATCTCTTTGCGATTTAA
- a CDS encoding bifunctional riboflavin kinase/FAD synthetase, with product MNIRTITTANQIHLENETVLVLGYFDGLHLGHQELFKKARQIADEKGLKVALLTFPESPKLAFVRYQPELLLHLQSPEDRFQKLNELGVDELFLIDFTTDFASKTAKEFVDQFVKALRARVLIAGFDYSFGSDKKTASDLAAYFDGQVEVISPVLDQGEKISSTRIRQAILEGRVQEAARLLGHPLSSRGIVVHGDARGRTIGYPTANLAPIDRTYLPSDGVYVVDVDFKGQTYRGMASVGKNITFDGKELRFEVNLFDFSGDIYGHTLTIHWLDKIREMVKFDGIDQLVAQLEEDEAVSRNWTED from the coding sequence ATGAATATTCGTACGATTACTACTGCTAACCAGATCCATTTGGAGAATGAGACAGTTTTGGTTCTGGGCTACTTTGATGGCCTGCATCTGGGGCATCAAGAACTCTTTAAAAAGGCGCGTCAGATAGCGGATGAAAAAGGCTTGAAGGTCGCTTTGTTAACCTTTCCTGAATCTCCTAAGTTGGCCTTTGTTCGCTACCAACCAGAATTACTACTTCATTTGCAGAGCCCTGAGGATCGGTTCCAAAAATTAAACGAACTAGGTGTGGATGAGCTCTTCCTCATTGATTTTACGACTGATTTTGCTTCTAAAACAGCCAAAGAATTTGTTGATCAATTTGTCAAAGCCTTGAGGGCCCGAGTTTTAATTGCTGGATTTGATTATAGTTTTGGCTCTGATAAGAAAACGGCCTCTGACTTAGCTGCTTATTTTGATGGTCAAGTGGAAGTCATTTCTCCTGTATTGGATCAGGGTGAAAAGATTAGTTCGACCCGCATTCGTCAAGCTATCCTAGAAGGACGCGTCCAAGAAGCTGCCCGTCTACTTGGTCACCCTTTATCCAGTCGAGGAATCGTTGTGCATGGGGATGCGCGTGGCCGCACCATTGGCTATCCTACTGCCAATTTAGCGCCGATTGACCGGACCTATCTACCATCCGATGGAGTCTATGTAGTTGATGTCGATTTTAAAGGGCAGACCTATCGGGGCATGGCTTCTGTCGGGAAGAATATTACCTTTGATGGGAAGGAGCTTCGGTTTGAAGTCAATCTTTTTGACTTCTCAGGAGACATCTACGGTCATACCCTGACCATTCACTGGTTAGATAAGATTCGAGAAATGGTCAAATTTGATGGTATCGATCAACTAGTGGCTCAACTAGAAGAAGATGAAGCAGTTTCACGAAACTGGACGGAGGATTAG
- a CDS encoding inositol monophosphatase family protein yields MKNKLEFAKQIVLEAGDYLRLHLHDDLMISKKTGPTDLVTQMDQQVQKDLVEKITHCYPEDRIFAEENGLRSPISEGSVWVIDPIDGTNNFVTQKEDFAVMVAYFEDGIGQFGLIYDVMRDHLFYGGGEFPVYRNEVELTPFVDQPLENLLIASNVGMLEKNDWGMADLGMDSLGIRVYGSAGISFSKILSGGILAYFSYIWPWDYAAAAIMGEQLGYTVLNLNGDKPNYQSVEPIMMVPKVKLTEIQTYLKKGRS; encoded by the coding sequence TTGAAGAATAAATTAGAGTTTGCCAAACAAATCGTTTTAGAGGCTGGAGACTACTTGCGTCTTCATCTCCATGATGACTTGATGATCTCAAAAAAGACTGGGCCGACAGATTTAGTTACCCAGATGGACCAACAGGTTCAAAAGGATTTGGTTGAAAAAATCACACATTGCTATCCAGAAGATCGGATTTTTGCGGAGGAAAATGGCCTTCGTTCACCGATTTCAGAAGGATCCGTTTGGGTGATTGATCCTATTGATGGGACCAATAATTTTGTGACCCAAAAGGAAGATTTTGCGGTGATGGTGGCCTATTTTGAAGACGGAATTGGTCAGTTTGGCCTGATCTACGATGTGATGCGGGATCACCTTTTTTACGGGGGTGGAGAATTCCCTGTTTATCGCAATGAGGTTGAACTGACGCCCTTTGTGGACCAACCTCTGGAAAACCTTTTGATTGCTTCAAATGTCGGCATGCTTGAGAAAAATGACTGGGGCATGGCCGATCTTGGTATGGACTCTCTTGGCATTCGGGTCTACGGAAGTGCCGGTATTAGTTTTTCAAAAATTCTCTCAGGTGGGATTCTAGCTTATTTTAGCTATATCTGGCCTTGGGATTATGCCGCAGCTGCGATCATGGGGGAACAGTTGGGCTATACCGTTTTAAATCTAAATGGAGATAAACCTAATTACCAGTCAGTGGAACCCATTATGATGGTTCCAAAAGTGAAGTTAACAGAAATTCAAACCTATCTTAAGAAAGGGAGAAGTTAA
- a CDS encoding alpha/beta fold hydrolase translates to MYSAKNATLSMNGKTMDYVTFGKGKQPLVIIPGLGDGLQTVKGKAQLFSLSYRLLAKRYKIYVFSRINELRQGYTTRDMAADVAEAMEKLNIDTAYVMGISQGGMIAQWLAADFPEKVQKLILAVTTAKPSQLARERIEHWQQLSQSGNFKHLMLDIAKHSYTQKSYQKWRLLYNIMGRLGRIKDENRIAIQSQSCLKHNILEVLKEIQCPTLVLGALEDDVIGVNDSKELAKAISGCQLLILKHSGHALYEKNKAFQEAVCEFLN, encoded by the coding sequence TTGTATTCAGCTAAGAACGCTACCTTGTCCATGAATGGGAAAACCATGGACTATGTAACATTTGGTAAGGGTAAACAGCCATTAGTGATCATACCAGGCTTGGGGGATGGGTTACAGACCGTTAAAGGAAAGGCCCAGCTCTTTTCTCTCTCGTATCGTCTACTTGCTAAGCGCTATAAGATTTATGTTTTTTCTCGAATCAATGAGCTGAGACAGGGCTATACGACGCGGGATATGGCAGCAGATGTAGCAGAAGCAATGGAGAAACTAAACATAGATACAGCCTATGTTATGGGGATTTCACAAGGTGGAATGATTGCCCAATGGCTAGCTGCGGATTTCCCTGAAAAGGTTCAAAAGCTCATTTTAGCTGTGACCACTGCAAAACCTAGTCAACTTGCTAGAGAACGAATTGAGCATTGGCAACAACTTAGTCAATCTGGAAATTTTAAGCATCTCATGCTGGATATTGCAAAGCATTCATACACGCAAAAGAGTTATCAAAAGTGGCGGTTGCTTTATAATATTATGGGTCGCTTGGGGCGAATCAAAGATGAAAATAGAATAGCCATTCAGTCTCAGTCTTGCCTGAAACATAATATCCTGGAGGTCTTAAAAGAAATTCAATGTCCGACCTTGGTCCTTGGTGCACTTGAAGATGATGTGATCGGTGTGAACGATTCCAAGGAACTGGCAAAAGCGATTTCGGGTTGTCAACTCCTCATTCTTAAGCACTCTGGGCATGCTCTTTATGAAAAAAATAAAGCATTTCAAGAGGCTGTCTGTGAATTCTTAAACTAA
- a CDS encoding cation diffusion facilitator family transporter — protein sequence MNQSQSNLKLAERGALISIVAYLILSAAKLATGHLLHSSSLVADGFNNLSDIISNVALLIGIRMARQPADRDHRFGHWKIEDLASLVTSIIMFYVGFDVLRDTVQKILSRETTVIDPLGAIVGVGSALVMFAVYLYNRTLAKKAQSKALKAAAKDNLSDVVTSLGTSVAIGASALNYPIVDQLVAIVITFFILKTAYDIFIESSFSLSDGFDESLLDKYKAAILELPKVSRVKSQRGRTYGSNIYLDVVIEMNPDLSVYESHAITEEVERLLKEKFGVFDIDVHVEPSSIPEDEILDNVLLKLKTYEERLQAQQEYSTLLADNFTLINEFGQESHKEDLVRLQEEHQIPFKNFEIESISQKTKLIRYELHNQVHTSLWRRHEHWQKVFHQITSKQEK from the coding sequence GTGAATCAATCACAAAGTAATTTAAAACTAGCCGAACGTGGAGCCCTGATCAGTATTGTCGCCTACCTGATTCTTTCCGCAGCTAAATTAGCAACAGGACATCTCCTTCACTCCTCCAGTTTGGTCGCGGATGGTTTTAATAACTTATCCGATATTATCAGTAACGTCGCCCTTCTCATCGGCATTCGCATGGCCCGCCAGCCAGCTGACCGCGACCACCGATTTGGTCATTGGAAGATTGAAGATCTAGCTAGCCTGGTAACTTCCATCATCATGTTTTATGTGGGCTTCGATGTCCTACGAGATACCGTTCAGAAAATCCTCAGTAGGGAAACCACTGTCATTGATCCTTTAGGGGCCATTGTCGGAGTTGGATCAGCCCTTGTCATGTTTGCGGTCTATCTTTATAACCGGACTTTAGCTAAGAAAGCTCAATCCAAGGCCCTCAAGGCAGCTGCCAAAGACAACCTGTCTGACGTGGTCACTTCTTTAGGAACCTCTGTTGCGATTGGAGCTAGTGCTCTTAACTATCCGATTGTAGACCAATTAGTGGCCATCGTTATTACCTTCTTTATCCTAAAAACTGCCTACGACATTTTCATTGAATCCTCCTTCAGCCTCTCCGATGGTTTTGATGAAAGTCTTCTTGATAAATACAAGGCTGCCATTCTAGAATTGCCCAAAGTCAGCCGGGTCAAATCCCAAAGGGGACGGACTTACGGAAGCAACATTTACCTAGATGTCGTCATCGAAATGAATCCAGACCTCTCTGTTTATGAGAGTCATGCCATTACCGAAGAGGTCGAGCGCCTTCTTAAGGAAAAATTTGGCGTCTTTGACATCGATGTGCATGTGGAGCCAAGTTCTATCCCAGAAGATGAGATCCTGGACAATGTCCTTCTCAAATTAAAAACTTATGAAGAACGCTTGCAGGCTCAGCAGGAATATTCAACCCTTCTTGCAGACAACTTCACCCTCATTAATGAATTCGGTCAAGAAAGCCACAAAGAGGATCTCGTTCGTTTGCAAGAAGAGCATCAAATTCCCTTTAAGAATTTCGAAATCGAATCCATCAGTCAAAAGACCAAATTGATTCGCTATGAATTACACAACCAGGTTCATACCAGTCTCTGGCGTCGCCATGAACACTGGCAAAAGGTCTTTCACCAAATCACTAGTAAACAAGAAAAATAG
- a CDS encoding UPF0223 family protein, with translation MQKNYSYPLDLSWSTEELASVLSFFNKVEEAYESKVEAKEYMEAYRAFKKVVSSIGEEKRLGREFEEVSGYSLYRATQAAKQKEEGWFSLEE, from the coding sequence ATGCAAAAAAATTATAGTTACCCACTGGACTTATCGTGGAGCACTGAAGAGCTTGCTTCAGTGCTTTCTTTTTTCAATAAAGTTGAAGAAGCCTATGAAAGTAAGGTAGAGGCCAAAGAATACATGGAAGCCTACCGCGCTTTTAAGAAGGTCGTGTCTAGTATTGGAGAAGAAAAGCGTCTTGGACGGGAGTTCGAAGAAGTGAGCGGTTATTCTCTCTATCGTGCGACCCAGGCTGCAAAGCAAAAAGAGGAAGGATGGTTTTCTCTTGAAGAATAA
- the truB gene encoding tRNA pseudouridine(55) synthase TruB: MDGIINVKKEAGMTSHDVVFKLRKILGTKKIGHGGTLDPDVVGVLPIAVGKATRMVEFMQDEGKVYEGEITLGFSTTTEDASGEVVERTPVEAPLDAAEVDRMIAQMVGEIEQVPPMYSAVKVNGRKLYEYARAGEEVERPVRQVTIYEFTRTSEISYEESLARFRFRVKCSKGTYIRTLSVDLGQKLGYAAHMSHLTRTSAAGLSLEDALTLEEVTEKVAQGDLSFLHPLEIGTGDLEKVELTVEEVGEVQVGRFIPVESDSKELAAFYQGKLVAILEKREELYKPRKVFLTESVLQ, from the coding sequence ATGGACGGAATTATCAATGTAAAAAAAGAAGCAGGCATGACCTCACATGATGTGGTCTTTAAACTGAGAAAAATCTTAGGAACTAAGAAGATCGGCCATGGGGGAACGCTGGATCCAGATGTGGTGGGAGTGCTTCCGATTGCAGTTGGCAAGGCGACCCGGATGGTCGAATTCATGCAAGATGAAGGCAAGGTCTATGAGGGAGAAATCACTCTGGGATTTTCTACCACGACGGAGGATGCCAGTGGGGAAGTCGTAGAGCGGACTCCAGTGGAAGCCCCTTTAGATGCAGCAGAGGTCGATCGCATGATTGCCCAAATGGTGGGAGAAATCGAGCAAGTACCACCTATGTATTCAGCGGTTAAAGTCAATGGACGTAAGCTCTATGAATATGCGCGGGCAGGAGAAGAAGTGGAACGCCCTGTACGGCAGGTAACCATATATGAATTCACACGCACTAGTGAGATTAGCTATGAAGAAAGTCTAGCTCGTTTTCGTTTCCGGGTCAAATGCAGCAAGGGCACCTATATCCGGACCTTGTCGGTGGACCTTGGTCAAAAACTGGGCTACGCAGCCCATATGTCTCATCTGACCCGAACCAGTGCTGCCGGTTTGTCACTGGAAGATGCCCTGACCTTAGAAGAAGTGACTGAAAAAGTTGCACAAGGAGATTTGAGCTTCCTTCACCCACTTGAAATTGGCACCGGGGATCTGGAAAAAGTAGAGCTGACAGTAGAAGAGGTTGGCGAAGTCCAAGTGGGACGCTTTATTCCAGTTGAGAGTGACTCCAAAGAGTTAGCTGCTTTTTACCAAGGAAAATTGGTAGCCATTTTAGAAAAAAGAGAAGAACTTTACAAACCTCGAAAAGTCTTTCTAACAGAAAGTGTGTTACAATAA
- the lepB gene encoding signal peptidase I: protein MPRRDLIRNVIIVGVLVLALILLRIFVFHPFSINDKMANASVKTGDLVVATRNAQVDRSDLVLYKVGGKEYLGRVIAKENDEVSYVDDVLYLNGQATPEPYLNKMLNKHLAAPTSNGYYTDDFFLSELKGTKAGRVPSDTYLVLNDNRGDTEDSREFGYIHKNQIEGVVNLRLYPLNKFGFIKVEE from the coding sequence ATGCCAAGGAGAGATTTAATTAGAAATGTCATCATTGTTGGTGTACTGGTTTTGGCACTGATTTTGCTTCGAATCTTTGTATTTCATCCATTTAGTATCAATGATAAGATGGCCAATGCTTCTGTGAAAACTGGAGATCTTGTGGTAGCGACTAGAAATGCTCAGGTAGATCGCAGTGATTTGGTCTTATACAAGGTCGGTGGAAAAGAATACCTTGGACGTGTTATTGCCAAAGAAAACGACGAAGTCAGCTACGTAGATGATGTCCTCTATTTGAATGGACAGGCAACACCAGAACCTTACCTAAATAAAATGCTGAATAAACACTTGGCGGCTCCAACGAGTAATGGGTATTATACGGATGATTTCTTCTTATCAGAGTTAAAAGGGACCAAGGCTGGTCGTGTACCATCCGATACTTATCTAGTCTTAAATGATAACCGTGGAGATACAGAAGATAGCCGTGAGTTTGGTTATATCCATAAAAATCAGATCGAAGGAGTCGTGAATCTGCGTCTCTATCCCCTCAATAAATTTGGATTTATAAAAGTAGAAGAATAG
- a CDS encoding Spx/MgsR family RNA polymerase-binding regulatory protein: MITLFLSPSCTSCRKARAWLKKHDVPFKEHNIMTSPLSKQELTSILALTENGTDDIISTRSKIFQKLDVDVEDLSISALIHLIEENPSLLRRPIILDNKRMQIGFNEDEIRAFLPRSYRKQELRSATLRAEIN, encoded by the coding sequence ATGATTACATTATTTTTATCACCGAGTTGTACATCATGTCGAAAAGCTCGGGCTTGGTTAAAAAAGCACGATGTTCCATTTAAAGAACACAATATTATGACAAGTCCTTTGAGCAAACAGGAGTTGACAAGTATATTGGCCTTGACCGAAAACGGAACAGACGACATTATTTCAACTCGTTCAAAAATTTTTCAAAAATTAGATGTTGATGTTGAAGATTTATCCATCTCAGCCTTGATCCATCTGATTGAGGAAAATCCAAGTCTCTTGCGGAGACCGATTATTTTAGATAACAAACGCATGCAGATTGGCTTTAACGAAGATGAAATTCGGGCCTTCTTGCCACGGAGTTATCGCAAACAAGAGTTACGCTCTGCCACTCTAAGAGCAGAAATAAACTAA
- a CDS encoding DUF2130 domain-containing protein, producing MNEIKCPNCGEVFTVNESQYSELLSQVRTAEFDKEIHGRIRQELALAEQKALNEQQEKLAKKDQEIAQLQNQIQQFDTEKELAKKEVEQTASQSLLEKEKEVQALENQLATLRLEHENQLQKTLSDLEKERDQVKNQLLLQEKENELSLTSVKQNYEAQLKAANEQVEFYKNFKAQQSTKAIGESLEQYAESEFNKVRSFAFPNAYFEKDNKVSARGSKGDFIFRECDENGVEIISIMFEMKNEADGTEKKHKNADFYKELDKDRREKNCEYAVLVTMLEADNDYFNTGIVDVSHEYEKMYVVRPQFFIQIIGLLRNAALNSLKYKQELALVREQNIDITHFEEDLDAFKVAFAKNYNSASVNFGKAIDEIDKAIKRMEEVKKFLTTSENQLRLANNKLDDVSVKKLTRKNPTMKAKFDALKGE from the coding sequence ATGAACGAAATCAAGTGTCCCAACTGTGGGGAAGTCTTTACAGTCAACGAAAGTCAATACAGCGAACTCTTGTCACAGGTACGGACAGCTGAGTTTGACAAGGAAATTCATGGGCGGATTCGGCAAGAGTTAGCTTTAGCTGAGCAAAAGGCCCTTAATGAGCAACAAGAGAAGTTAGCCAAGAAGGACCAAGAAATTGCCCAATTACAGAACCAAATTCAACAGTTTGATACTGAAAAAGAATTGGCCAAAAAAGAGGTGGAGCAAACGGCTAGCCAAAGCCTGCTAGAGAAAGAAAAAGAAGTGCAAGCACTGGAGAATCAGTTGGCCACCTTGCGCTTGGAACATGAGAACCAACTGCAAAAAACACTGTCTGATCTAGAGAAAGAAAGAGATCAGGTCAAAAATCAGCTCCTATTACAAGAAAAAGAAAACGAGCTTTCTCTGACTTCTGTTAAGCAAAATTATGAGGCTCAGCTTAAGGCGGCTAATGAACAGGTCGAGTTCTACAAGAATTTCAAGGCCCAACAGTCGACCAAGGCCATCGGGGAAAGTCTGGAACAGTATGCGGAGAGCGAGTTTAACAAGGTTCGCAGTTTTGCCTTTCCAAATGCCTATTTTGAAAAGGACAACAAGGTCTCTGCACGTGGTTCTAAAGGCGATTTTATTTTCCGTGAGTGTGATGAAAATGGAGTAGAGATTATCTCAATTATGTTTGAGATGAAGAATGAAGCCGACGGGACAGAGAAGAAGCATAAGAACGCTGATTTTTACAAGGAATTGGACAAGGACCGTCGTGAAAAGAACTGTGAATATGCGGTTTTAGTGACCATGCTTGAAGCAGATAACGACTACTTTAACACAGGGATTGTCGATGTTAGCCACGAGTATGAGAAGATGTATGTGGTCCGTCCTCAGTTCTTTATCCAGATTATTGGGCTTCTGCGTAATGCGGCCCTCAATTCCCTTAAATACAAGCAGGAATTGGCGCTTGTCCGTGAACAAAATATCGATATCACTCACTTTGAAGAAGACCTGGATGCTTTCAAAGTTGCCTTTGCTAAGAACTACAATTCAGCTTCTGTCAACTTTGGCAAGGCCATCGATGAAATCGACAAAGCCATCAAACGGATGGAAGAGGTCAAGAAATTCCTCACCACATCAGAAAACCAACTTCGTCTTGCCAACAACAAATTGGATGATGTTTCCGTTAAAAAATTGACTCGGAAAAATCCAACCATGAAAGCGAAGTTTGATGCTCTGAAAGGAGAATAA